Genomic window (Hippoglossus stenolepis isolate QCI-W04-F060 chromosome 11, HSTE1.2, whole genome shotgun sequence):
CGGTGTGAATTAACACATGAGCGCGAAGATGGGCCACCTggaggaaaatggaaaacacattaaatatatacagaCTGGAGGTTGACATTGTGCAAAGCTTTATTATAGATGTGGCTGTTCTCACTTGAACAAATCGAGAGCCACACGTCTCACACTTGTATGGCTTTTCTCCAGAGTGGATGCGGGTGTGAGTTTTGAGGTTGGCTGGTCGGTTGAACTGAGCACCACAGATGTTGCAATGGTACGGCTTCGAACCTGGAAGATGAGATCAGAGGGTTGTGCTATTAATAACACAGTCACATCCCTAAAGTCCACTTGATTGTACCTTTAAAAAGCCAACAGTTACttcttcattttattattaaccGTAAATTACTTACCAGTATGAACCGTCTTGTGGCTGGCCAGGTTGCCCTTGTAACGGAAGGCGGCCTGGCAGCAGTCACACTTGTATGGCTTGTCACTGTGGACCTGGACCATGTGCTCTTTGAGGGAATCTTCATCTGTGAACTTGAAGTCGCAGCCATTGCAGAAGTAggtgttgttttctgtggaaAGAAAGAGTCACCTGAGTAATCCTGCGCAAAGTCTTTCTAATTGAGAAAAGTGGTCTCAGCCATTTTGACCCCACATATTCTGTATTGACACAATAGTATGGCACTTTGTGTCTGCACGTaccacagctggaggaggaataCTCTGAGTGTAGTTTGGTAGTTTCGTCTCTGCTGTATGAGTCTGGAGACAGGTGACCCATCTCCATGCGCGGAGGGCTGTCACAGCCACAGGAGGAGCATCTGCGGTGGCTGCACACAGAAGGAAGACCATTAAGTTCATATGAAGTTAACGTATTATATTAACCAAAGGTATAgtatgtttaatttattgttttgacAGTGACATGTAGTTTTACCTAATGCTGCTGCACGTGCTGCTGCCGCAGCTGTCAACACTCTGAGACTTGGGGATGTCTTCTCTGTGCTCGCTGGCTCCCTCGTCTGAATGGACCTCACTTTCTCCACCTGTTCCAATACTCCTGCAGGGGCTCAGCATTGGGGACAGGGATATAGCTTCAGCGTTGCCTCCCTGAGACTCTTTTTCATTCTCATCAGGAGTTTGGTTCATGATGATGAACTTGTACTTCTTCCAGTTGCGGGCCTTGGTGTCTGATGGGTAGTCCGAGGGCTGTTTGAGGCTCATGGTtgcatttctgctgctgctggactcggTAGGTGAGTTTGGCTGACAGTCAGATCTGAGTGGGCTCTGAGGGCTACAAATCACACCTTTGCTAAAGCCCGGACACAACCTCAGGCAACTGGTTTGCGGGTGCTGaatgttttcttcctccatTGGAGCAGCAGGCCCGTGATTGCTCACGTGGTCTCCTGCTGGTTGGATGATATTGGTGGGGCAACTGGGGTGTGATGGCACCGGGTGAGAGAGCATGGTGGTGGATTCACTGTGAGCCATGCTGGTGTTGGGTACCTGCGAGCATTGTGTTACGGACAAAGAGCCACCTCTGGGAAGGGTAGTAATCTTATGGGGGTCTTCAAACTTCCCATCATGGCCTTGGATGTCACCATAGACATGATAGGAGCCAGACGTGTTGATGCCCCTGAAAACATTGGGAACGGTGCCCCGGCACTCCTGGAAAGGGGAGATGGTTGATGTGTGGTTGTTTCTAAAGTCTGGCTCTTTCTCATCGACAGGCCTCGATCCAGGGATCTCCTCAGCCAGATGTAATGAGCTGGTCTGTACCACTCCAGGCTGCATATTCAGAGAGTGATGCCTGCAGAAACACATTCAACTGCAAGTCAGGTTCCTTCAATTTTTAGCAAGTCAAGAGAATGTGTCTAATTACATAATCTGCTGTCTTTTACCTGGAGTTGATGAACCTGTGGCAGGTGTCAACCACGTGTTCCATCTGGAGATAGATGGCTGTGTTCATGGTGGCCAGGACCAGACTGTCTTTGAGGTTCAGACAGGATGAGTACATGAAATCCAGCAGAATGGAGAAACCCTTGGGGTCCACTTTGGGGTCTAAGCTGATGGCACTAAGGTCGGCATTCGCTGGGTTCATGAAAACGGAATAAAAGAAGCCACtgtaagagagaaagagacaacaTGTTTAATCATCTGTAAAGTTTAGATTGCACAACTCGGGATCAGTTTTTAGGAAGGTGTGATTGTGACAAGGGCGTTCATTCAGTGAGCTCAAGCTTAAGAAAACTTACCACAATTCTAGTTCTTTGACAGGTTCAAAATAAGCACGCGTATTCATATTGCTGATCATGTGTCAGATTTCATGATGGTGCGTACCTGCAGGCCACCAAGATGGCCTTGTGAGCATGAAAGGGCTGCCCGTCCACCTGTATGGTGACATCGGTCAGAAGGTTCCTGCTGCGGAGACGGTTGAAGTTGAGCAGCACGTCTCCTGCGTGGCGTGTGAATTGGATACAGCCATCTGCAGTTGTGGCCATGCTGTCACAATCTGAACCAGGGggaaaagtaaataataaagtgtGAATCAtatgtgactttaaatgtgatCCACTGCTAAATAATATCACAACTGAGACACTGTAATATGCAGACAAAAATGAGAGTATATTGGAGCCAATACAAACAAAaccctgtgttttgtgtgacataactttaataataaataatactatatacacaataaaacaaactaagGCTTTCTAACATCTTTGGGGATAAAGTTTATGATACACTGAGGCAATCGCCTTAAAGCCccaaagacaaataaaagaatcgataaatcacaatttgttcATTATATAAGATCATATATAGTCTTAGAACTTCCGGCTCCTGTACATCTCTAACACAAGCCACGTGCCCTCAGGATTTAAAATCACAACAAGCTTTGGAGCCAACGTGTCTTGACTCCTGTTTATCCGAAGGTGGCGCCATCGCACAGAGAAGTAAAGGGAGGTGTACTGAATCCTGGAGCGACGCCTTGCTTCTTGTTATTGGGCGTTAATGTCTGTGTTATTACATATGATCAATGTTTTTCACACAAAATGATTACCCCCCTCCAAAAACTGTAATTTCGTTGCAAGGCCTGTTCTTTTAAAGTTAGAAGAAAGTTAATTATAATTCTAGAGGCAACAACAAAAAGACGGAACTACAGATACAAAAAAACGCATTTAAAACTGCTTCAGATGCAAAGACAGCCTCGTGCTGATGGAGTGTTTGTTCTAAAGATGAGTTccgtgtgtgttctgtgtgagtctgcagcagcagcagcagcagcagcagcagcctgagtgGGAGCAGACAGGGAGCTGCAGTTGTAAACGTGTTTGACGTTGAGCACATTCCGTCCTGGCCGCTCAGATTAGGTTGCCAGTGCACAGCGAGGTTTCCTGTTCCCCTCATCCCCGTTTAACCCATTCACATTCACTCCCCGCTGCAGATCAACTCGCCCCGCAGAGTTATTTCCAAACCCCTCCAAAACGCAGAGACCACGGCGGTGGTTCAAACGGGACGTGGTTTAGCGGAGCGATTAGTTGTTTGCTGCGTAACTTCGGCCGAGAGCCAGCGCGCGGGCCAGCACAAGTCCGCTACAACTTTCCGAGAATGCGGCGAAAGTGCGCACAACTCTCCGCGCTGCTGCTGAAAGTGTTATCAAAACGTGTCCGCGCTCGGGTTCACGTGAATGCGCCACACAGTCGTCGGCTTTGCTCTGCGATGGGAGACTTTCAGTGAAGTGTAAAGATTGTTTGACGACGGGAGAAGAAGATCGGCAGTGACTGTGAACCAGACCGACTCGGTCCTGTTG
Coding sequences:
- the bcl6ab gene encoding BCL6A transcription repressor b isoform X1 encodes the protein MSHKTQGFVCIGSNILSFLSAYYSVSVVILFSSGSHLKSHMIHTLLFTFPPGSDCDSMATTADGCIQFTRHAGDVLLNFNRLRSRNLLTDVTIQVDGQPFHAHKAILVACSGFFYSVFMNPANADLSAISLDPKVDPKGFSILLDFMYSSCLNLKDSLVLATMNTAIYLQMEHVVDTCHRFINSRHHSLNMQPGVVQTSSLHLAEEIPGSRPVDEKEPDFRNNHTSTISPFQECRGTVPNVFRGINTSGSYHVYGDIQGHDGKFEDPHKITTLPRGGSLSVTQCSQVPNTSMAHSESTTMLSHPVPSHPSCPTNIIQPAGDHVSNHGPAAPMEEENIQHPQTSCLRLCPGFSKGVICSPQSPLRSDCQPNSPTESSSSRNATMSLKQPSDYPSDTKARNWKKYKFIIMNQTPDENEKESQGGNAEAISLSPMLSPCRSIGTGGESEVHSDEGASEHREDIPKSQSVDSCGSSTCSSISHRRCSSCGCDSPPRMEMGHLSPDSYSRDETTKLHSEYSSSSCENNTYFCNGCDFKFTDEDSLKEHMVQVHSDKPYKCDCCQAAFRYKGNLASHKTVHTGSKPYHCNICGAQFNRPANLKTHTRIHSGEKPYKCETCGSRFVQVAHLRAHVLIHTGEKPYPCEICGTHFRHLQTLKSHMRIHTGEKPYHCEKCDLHFRHKSQLRLHLRQKHGAVTNTKAQYRRTPSNIATGLVTSC
- the bcl6ab gene encoding BCL6A transcription repressor b isoform X2; translation: MHRVSRKLLQDCDSMATTADGCIQFTRHAGDVLLNFNRLRSRNLLTDVTIQVDGQPFHAHKAILVACSGFFYSVFMNPANADLSAISLDPKVDPKGFSILLDFMYSSCLNLKDSLVLATMNTAIYLQMEHVVDTCHRFINSRHHSLNMQPGVVQTSSLHLAEEIPGSRPVDEKEPDFRNNHTSTISPFQECRGTVPNVFRGINTSGSYHVYGDIQGHDGKFEDPHKITTLPRGGSLSVTQCSQVPNTSMAHSESTTMLSHPVPSHPSCPTNIIQPAGDHVSNHGPAAPMEEENIQHPQTSCLRLCPGFSKGVICSPQSPLRSDCQPNSPTESSSSRNATMSLKQPSDYPSDTKARNWKKYKFIIMNQTPDENEKESQGGNAEAISLSPMLSPCRSIGTGGESEVHSDEGASEHREDIPKSQSVDSCGSSTCSSISHRRCSSCGCDSPPRMEMGHLSPDSYSRDETTKLHSEYSSSSCENNTYFCNGCDFKFTDEDSLKEHMVQVHSDKPYKCDCCQAAFRYKGNLASHKTVHTGSKPYHCNICGAQFNRPANLKTHTRIHSGEKPYKCETCGSRFVQVAHLRAHVLIHTGEKPYPCEICGTHFRHLQTLKSHMRIHTGEKPYHCEKCDLHFRHKSQLRLHLRQKHGAVTNTKAQYRRTPSNIATGLVTSC